The Actinomycetota bacterium DNA segment CAATGCAGGCCTTGCATCCGATGCAGGCATTCTCATCGGAGAAGACGATGCCGTCATCTCGCTTCTGCATCGCCCCGGTCGGACAGACTTGGGTACAGGCCGCCTTCTCGCAATGGTTGCAGCGCATGGTGAGAAAGGCCGTCTTCAGTTTTCCCCCCACCATCTTGGGGCCGACCTGCATCATCCTGACCAGACGCGGACCGACCGGCACGTTGTGCTCCAGCTTGCAATGAACTTCGCAACCGAAACAGCCGATGCATCTCTCCTGATCGTGGATCATATTCCACTGGTCGGAGGAACCCCTTAAGGTAACGCGGGACTCCCGCCCCTCGATATCGACGGACTTTTCGGCAAAGCCATCTTCCGCCTTATTGATAAAGTCGCTCATCTTAAATCCTCCTTAACTT contains these protein-coding regions:
- a CDS encoding 4Fe-4S binding protein — translated: MSDFINKAEDGFAEKSVDIEGRESRVTLRGSSDQWNMIHDQERCIGCFGCEVHCKLEHNVPVGPRLVRMMQVGPKMVGGKLKTAFLTMRCNHCEKAACTQVCPTGAMQKRDDGIVFSDENACIGCKACIEACPFGAPQFNPQTKKIIKCDYCMERVDRGLWPACATKCAAKALYFGDVNELSTIMRERTAREVAEGVLTPEV